The Rhodopseudomonas palustris genome window below encodes:
- a CDS encoding Hsp33 family molecular chaperone has protein sequence MTSQSQNPKTSETPPVRAPSAVPIDDTVLPFEVGPLDLRGRLTRLGPALDELLEKHAYPTPVAKLLGEAIVLATLLGSALKFDGRFILQTQTDGPVSFLIVDFQAPDRLRAYARFDESKLAPGLDSGALLGKGHLAMTIDQGPDMSRYQGLVALDGGGLEEAAHEYFLRSEQIPTRVRLAVGEEWRGGEGGRHHWRAGGMLLQFLPKAPERARPADLHPGDAPDGAEVHAVTEDDAWVEGQSLIATVEDIELIDPDLSGERLLYRLFHERGVRVFSSLPLRAQCSCSRTAVSGMLSRFSAQDRADMVKDGKVVVTCEFCSSMYEFTPEEAGVETGAEAANTEAKDGAAANE, from the coding sequence ATGACCTCGCAATCGCAAAATCCCAAGACCTCCGAGACGCCCCCGGTTCGCGCGCCGTCCGCGGTTCCGATCGACGACACGGTGCTGCCGTTCGAAGTCGGGCCGCTCGATCTGCGCGGCCGGCTGACCCGGCTCGGCCCGGCGCTCGACGAACTGCTGGAGAAACACGCTTATCCGACGCCGGTCGCCAAGCTGCTCGGCGAGGCGATCGTGCTGGCGACGCTGCTCGGCTCGGCGCTGAAATTCGACGGACGCTTCATCCTGCAGACCCAGACCGACGGTCCGGTGTCGTTTCTGATCGTCGACTTCCAGGCGCCCGACCGGCTGCGCGCCTATGCGCGGTTCGACGAAAGCAAGCTCGCGCCCGGGCTCGATTCCGGCGCGCTGCTCGGCAAGGGCCATCTGGCGATGACGATCGATCAGGGCCCGGACATGAGCCGCTATCAGGGGCTGGTGGCGCTGGACGGCGGCGGGCTGGAGGAGGCCGCGCACGAGTACTTCCTGCGCTCCGAGCAGATCCCCACCCGGGTGCGGCTCGCGGTCGGCGAAGAATGGCGCGGCGGCGAGGGCGGCCGGCATCATTGGCGCGCCGGCGGCATGCTGCTGCAGTTCCTGCCGAAGGCGCCGGAGCGCGCGCGGCCGGCCGATCTGCATCCCGGCGACGCGCCGGACGGCGCCGAGGTTCACGCCGTCACCGAGGACGACGCCTGGGTCGAGGGCCAGTCGCTGATCGCCACCGTCGAGGACATCGAACTGATCGACCCCGACCTGTCCGGCGAGCGGCTGCTGTACCGCCTGTTCCACGAACGCGGCGTCCGCGTGTTCTCGTCACTGCCGCTGCGCGCGCAATGCTCCTGCTCGCGCACCGCCGTCTCCGGCATGCTGTCCCGTTTCTCGGCGCAGGACCGCGCCGACATGGTCAAGGACGGCAAGGTCGTGGTGACCTGCGAGTTCTGCAGCTCGATGTACGAATTCACGCCGGAAGAGGCGGGGGTGGAGACGGGCGCCGAAGCGGCGAACACAGAGGCGAAGGACGGCGCTGCGGCGAACGAGTAG
- the argF gene encoding ornithine carbamoyltransferase produces the protein MTNAPRHFLDLTEVPTSELRNMLAAADAMKAKRKANAASDKPLAGKTLAMIFEKPSTRTRVSFDVGMRQLGGESIMLTGAEMQLGRGETIADTARVLSRFVDIIMIRILNHDSLLELAANATVPVINGLTRKSHPCQVMADVMTFEEHRGPIKGATVAWTGDDNNVLASWAHAAQRFDFKLNIATPPQLAPNKAMRDWIKRSGAQVTLGSDAEEAVRGAHCVVTDTWVSMGDKDGEHRHNLLKPFQVNAKLMSLADKDAIFMHCLPAHRGEEVTDEVIDGPQSVVFDEAENRLHAQKGILAWCLGAVA, from the coding sequence ATGACCAACGCCCCGCGGCATTTCCTCGATCTCACCGAGGTCCCGACCTCGGAGCTACGCAATATGCTGGCCGCCGCCGACGCGATGAAGGCGAAGCGCAAGGCCAATGCGGCTTCGGACAAGCCGCTCGCCGGCAAGACGCTGGCGATGATCTTCGAGAAGCCCTCGACGCGCACGCGGGTGTCGTTCGACGTCGGCATGCGCCAGCTCGGCGGCGAGTCGATCATGCTGACCGGCGCCGAGATGCAGCTCGGTCGCGGCGAAACCATCGCCGACACCGCGCGGGTGCTGTCGCGCTTCGTCGATATCATCATGATCCGCATCCTCAATCACGATTCGCTGCTGGAGCTCGCCGCCAACGCCACCGTGCCGGTGATCAACGGGCTGACGCGCAAGTCGCATCCGTGCCAGGTGATGGCCGACGTGATGACGTTCGAGGAGCATCGCGGCCCGATCAAGGGCGCGACCGTGGCCTGGACCGGCGACGACAACAACGTGCTGGCGTCGTGGGCCCACGCGGCGCAGCGCTTCGACTTCAAGCTCAACATCGCGACCCCGCCGCAGCTCGCGCCGAACAAGGCGATGCGCGACTGGATCAAGCGCAGCGGCGCGCAGGTCACGCTCGGCAGCGACGCCGAGGAAGCCGTGCGCGGCGCCCATTGCGTCGTCACCGACACCTGGGTGTCGATGGGCGACAAGGACGGCGAGCATCGCCACAATCTGCTCAAGCCGTTTCAGGTCAACGCCAAGCTGATGTCGCTCGCCGACAAGGACGCGATCTTCATGCACTGCCTGCCGGCGCATCGCGGCGAGGAAGTCACCGACGAGGTGATCGACGGCCCGCAATCGGTGGTGTTCGACGAAGCCGAAAACCGCCTGCACGCGCAGAAGGGCATCTTGGCCTGGTGCTTGGGCGCGGTGGCGTAG
- a CDS encoding aspartate aminotransferase family protein gives MSSAKSSAATTSHLLPVFARADVAFERGEGAWLISTTGERYLDFTSGVAVNSLGHCHPHLVEALQQQATRLWHMSNLFKSPDGERLAARLCEQSFADYVFFANSGAEAMECALKMARHHHFSNGSPERTRIVTFEGAFHGRTLGTLAATGSAKYLEGYGDPLTGFDQVPLGDLDAVKKAIGPTTAGILIEPLQGEGGVRSPEPAFFRALRELCDANGLLLIFDEVQTGMGRTGELFAYQRIGVAPDIMSLAKALGGGFPIGACLATADAARGMAPGSHGSTFGGNPLAVAAANAVLDVMLKPGFLDHVRRMSLLLKQKLAGIVDRYPQVLSEVRGEGLLVGLKAVVPSTDLVAALRDQKLLTVGAGDNVVRLLPPLIVGETEIDEAVTRLERACDVLSGQPAQREAV, from the coding sequence ATGTCGAGTGCTAAGTCGAGCGCAGCAACTACCTCCCATCTTCTGCCGGTCTTCGCGCGGGCGGATGTCGCCTTCGAACGCGGCGAGGGCGCCTGGCTGATCTCGACCACCGGCGAGCGCTATCTCGATTTCACCAGCGGCGTCGCGGTCAATTCGCTCGGCCATTGCCACCCGCATCTGGTCGAGGCGTTGCAGCAGCAGGCGACCCGGCTGTGGCACATGTCGAACCTGTTCAAGAGCCCGGACGGCGAGCGGCTCGCCGCTCGGCTGTGCGAGCAGAGCTTCGCCGACTACGTGTTCTTCGCCAATTCCGGCGCCGAGGCGATGGAATGCGCGCTGAAGATGGCGCGGCATCATCATTTCTCGAACGGCTCGCCGGAGCGCACCCGGATCGTCACCTTCGAGGGCGCGTTCCACGGCCGCACGCTGGGCACGCTCGCCGCCACCGGCTCGGCGAAGTATCTCGAAGGCTATGGCGACCCGCTCACCGGGTTCGACCAGGTGCCGCTCGGCGATCTCGACGCGGTCAAGAAGGCGATCGGCCCGACCACCGCCGGCATCCTGATCGAGCCGCTGCAGGGCGAAGGCGGCGTCCGTTCGCCGGAGCCGGCGTTCTTCCGCGCGTTGCGCGAATTGTGCGACGCCAATGGTCTGCTGCTGATCTTCGACGAGGTGCAGACCGGCATGGGCCGCACCGGCGAGCTGTTTGCTTACCAGCGGATCGGCGTCGCGCCCGATATCATGTCGCTGGCCAAGGCGCTCGGCGGCGGCTTCCCGATCGGCGCCTGCCTCGCCACCGCGGATGCGGCCCGGGGCATGGCGCCGGGCTCGCACGGCTCGACCTTCGGCGGCAATCCGCTGGCGGTCGCCGCCGCCAATGCGGTGCTGGACGTCATGCTGAAGCCCGGCTTTCTCGATCACGTCAGGCGGATGTCGCTGCTGCTGAAGCAGAAGCTCGCCGGCATCGTCGATCGCTATCCGCAGGTGCTGAGCGAAGTCCGCGGCGAGGGGCTGCTGGTCGGCCTCAAGGCGGTGGTGCCGTCGACCGATCTGGTCGCCGCGCTTCGCGACCAGAAGCTGCTCACGGTCGGCGCCGGCGACAACGTCGTGCGGCTGCTGCCGCCGCTGATCGTCGGCGAGACGGAAATCGACGAGGCGGTGACGCGGCTGGAGCGTGCCTGCGACGTGCTGTCCGGCCAGCCGGCGCAGCGGGAGGCGGTGTGA
- a CDS encoding GcrA family cell cycle regulator, translating to MTALTWTDERVEQLKKLWEGGLSASQIAAELGNVTRNAVIGKVHRLGLSGRAKSPSSAAPRPRKARPAQHMMRVTRPVARGNTALAHVFEVEAEPDPVAFDNVVPMNQRLSLLELNEATCHWPVGDPSSPEFFFCGGKSLPGLPYCSHHSRIAYQPVGDRRRQQPKPTR from the coding sequence ATGACGGCATTGACCTGGACCGACGAGCGCGTCGAGCAGTTGAAGAAACTCTGGGAAGGCGGACTGTCGGCGAGTCAAATTGCCGCGGAGCTCGGCAATGTGACGCGCAACGCCGTGATCGGCAAGGTTCACCGCCTCGGCCTGTCGGGCCGGGCCAAGAGCCCGTCCTCGGCGGCGCCGCGGCCCCGCAAGGCGCGCCCCGCCCAGCACATGATGCGGGTGACGCGGCCGGTGGCGCGCGGCAATACCGCGCTGGCGCATGTGTTCGAAGTCGAGGCCGAGCCCGATCCGGTCGCCTTCGACAATGTGGTGCCGATGAACCAGCGGCTGTCGCTGCTGGAGCTCAACGAGGCCACCTGCCACTGGCCGGTCGGCGATCCGTCGAGCCCGGAGTTCTTCTTCTGCGGCGGCAAGTCGCTGCCCGGCCTGCCCTATTGCTCGCATCACTCGCGCATCGCCTATCAGCCGGTCGGCGACCGCCGCCGCCAGCAGCCGAAGCCGACGCGATAA
- the phoB gene encoding phosphate regulon transcriptional regulator PhoB — MGARILVVEDEEALTTLLRYNLESDGYDVETVARGDDADTRMKERLPDLVVLDWMLPGLSGIELCRRLRARSDTKQLPIIMLTARGEESERVRGLATGADDYIVKPFSVPELLARVKGLLRRAAPERLATVLAYGDLELDRDKRRVARSGRPIDLGPTEYRLLEFFLEHPGRVFSREQLLDGVWGRDIYIDERTVDVHIGRLRKLLNPGREQDPIRTVRGAGYALDDRFAKVE, encoded by the coding sequence ATGGGTGCGCGCATTCTGGTGGTCGAAGACGAGGAAGCGCTGACAACGCTGCTGCGATACAATCTCGAATCCGACGGTTACGACGTCGAAACCGTGGCCCGCGGCGACGATGCCGATACCCGCATGAAGGAGCGCCTGCCGGATCTGGTGGTGCTGGACTGGATGCTGCCGGGCCTGTCCGGGATCGAGCTGTGCCGCCGGCTGCGGGCGCGGTCCGACACCAAGCAACTGCCGATCATCATGCTGACGGCGCGCGGCGAGGAAAGCGAGCGCGTTCGCGGGCTCGCCACCGGCGCCGACGACTACATCGTCAAGCCGTTCTCGGTGCCGGAACTGCTGGCGCGGGTGAAGGGTCTGTTGCGCCGCGCCGCGCCGGAACGGCTCGCCACCGTGCTGGCCTATGGCGACCTCGAACTCGACCGCGACAAGCGCCGCGTCGCGCGCTCGGGCCGGCCGATCGACCTCGGCCCGACCGAATATCGCCTGCTCGAATTCTTCCTGGAGCATCCGGGCCGGGTGTTCAGCCGCGAGCAGCTGCTCGACGGCGTCTGGGGCCGCGACATCTATATCGACGAGCGCACCGTCGACGTCCATATCGGGCGCCTGCGCAAGCTGCTCAATCCGGGCCGCGAGCAGGACCCGATCCGCACCGTCCGCGGCGCCGGCTACGCGCTCGACGACCGCTTCGCCAAGGTGGAGTGA
- the phoU gene encoding phosphate signaling complex protein PhoU: MGFEHTTKAFDGDLQELTRMVAEMGGLAERQIVDSVDALVRRDVALGARVVAADAEIDQMQRVIEEHAVLTIARRQPMAVDLREIVGAMRVATDLERIGDLSKNIGKRVNAIDSDFHPLKLIRGLEHMTDLVQSQVKAVLDAYTAHDLPAAMVVWNGDEEVDAICTSLFRELLTYMMEDPRNISFCIHLMFCAKNIERIGDHATNIAETVFYMVEGQQILDKRPKGDVTSFANATPGN; the protein is encoded by the coding sequence ATGGGCTTCGAGCACACCACCAAGGCGTTCGACGGCGACCTGCAGGAACTGACCCGGATGGTCGCCGAAATGGGAGGTCTGGCCGAGCGCCAGATCGTCGATTCGGTCGATGCGCTGGTCCGGCGCGACGTCGCGCTCGGCGCCCGCGTCGTCGCGGCCGATGCCGAGATCGACCAGATGCAGCGCGTCATCGAGGAGCACGCCGTGCTGACGATCGCGCGGCGGCAGCCGATGGCGGTCGACCTGCGCGAGATCGTCGGCGCGATGCGCGTCGCCACCGATCTCGAGCGGATCGGCGACCTGTCGAAGAACATCGGCAAGCGGGTCAACGCGATCGACAGCGACTTCCATCCGCTGAAGCTGATCCGCGGCCTCGAACACATGACCGATCTGGTGCAGTCGCAGGTCAAGGCGGTGCTCGACGCCTACACGGCGCACGATCTTCCGGCCGCGATGGTGGTGTGGAATGGCGACGAGGAAGTCGACGCGATCTGCACCTCGCTGTTCCGCGAACTCCTGACCTACATGATGGAAGATCCGCGCAACATCTCGTTCTGCATTCACCTGATGTTCTGCGCCAAGAACATCGAGCGGATCGGCGACCACGCCACCAACATCGCCGAGACGGTGTTCTACATGGTCGAGGGCCAGCAGATTCTGGACAAGCGCCCGAAGGGCGACGTGACCAGCTTCGCCAACGCGACGCCGGGCAACTAA